The proteins below are encoded in one region of Brassica napus cultivar Da-Ae chromosome A6, Da-Ae, whole genome shotgun sequence:
- the LOC106400831 gene encoding serine/threonine-protein kinase BSK2, which produces MGCLHSKTANLPSSDDPSAPTKPESVNGDQVEQENQNFKEFDLTELRKATNGFSPSCIVSEGGEKAPNVVYRGKLEGNHLVAIKRFSRQSWPDAQQFVVEATGVGKLRNKRLVSLIGCCAEGDERLLVAEYMPNDTLSKHLFHWEKQPLPWEMRVRIADYIAQALDHCYNENRKIYHDLNAYRILFDEEGDPRLSTFGLMKNSRDGKSYSTNLAYTPPEFLRTGRVIPESVIFSYGTILLDLLSGKHIPPTHALDIIRGKNALLLMDSSLEGQYESDDATKLVELASKCLQSEAKERPDTKFLLSAVAPLQKKEEVASHVLMGLPKNAVILPTMLSPLGKACSKMDLAAVHDILLKTGYKDEEGAENELSFQEWTQQVQEMLNMKKFGDIAFRDKDFKNSIEYYSKLVGIMPVPSATVFARRAFSYLMTDQQELALRDAMQAQVCIPEWPTAFYLQALALSKLGMESDAQDMLSDGAAYDAKRQNSWRC; this is translated from the exons atgggTTGCTTACATTCCAAAACAGCTAATCTACCTTCTTCTGATGATCCATCAGCTCCAACCAAACCAGAGTCAG TGAATGGGGACCAAGTGGAGCAGGAGAACCAAAATTTCAAAGAGTTTGATCTGACTGAGCTGAGGAAAGCAACCAATGGGTTTAGCCCTAGCTGCATTGTCTCTGAAGGTGGAGAGAAAGCTCCCAATGTGGTCTACAGAGGGAAGCTTGAAGGAAACCATCTTGTAGCCATCAAGCGATTCTCTAGGCAGTCTTGGCCTGATGCTCAGCAATTTGTG GTGGAAGCAACTGGTGTTGGGAAGCTTAGAAACAAGAGATTAGTAAGTTTGATTGGCTGTTGCGCAGAAGGAGACGAGAGGTTGTTGGTAGCTGAGTATATGCCTAATGATACTCTCTCAAAGCATCTCTTTCATT GGGAAAAGCAGCCACTTCCATGGGAAATGCGTGTTCGAATTGCAGACTATATTGCACAAGCACTTGATCACTGCTACAACGAGAACAGAAAGATCTATCATGATCTGAATGCATACAGAATCCTCTTTGACGAGGAAGGTGATCCTCGTCTCTCAACATTTGGTCTTATGAAGAACAGTAGAGATGGTAAAAGCTACAGTACCAACTTAGCTTATACTCCACCTGAGTTCTTGCGTACAG GTAGAGTCATTCCTGAAAGTGTGATCTTCAGTTATGGAACTATTCTTTTAGATCTTTTAAGCGGCAAACACATTCCACCTACCCAT GCTCTTGATATAATAAGGGGGAAGAACGCGTTGCTATTGATGGATTCATCTCTGGAAGGGCAATATGAGAGTGATGATGCGACTAAACTAGTTGAGCTTGCTTCAAAATGCCTTCAATCTGAGGCCAAAGAACGACCTGACACCAAGTTTCTTCTCTCTGCAGTGGCACCACtgcaaaagaaagaagag GTTGCCTCTCATGTGTTGATGGGCTTGCCAAAGAACGCTGTAATATTACCAACTATGCTTTCTCCTCTGGGAAAGGCTTGTTCAAAGATGGACCTCGCGGCAGTGCACGACATTTTGCTTAAAACTGGTTACAAAGATGAagaaggtgcagagaatgagcTTTCATTTCAAGAGTGGACACAACAAGTTCAGGAAATGCTCAACATGAAAAAGTTTGGGGACATTGCTTTCCGAGACAAGGATTTCAAGAACTCCATTGAGTACTACTCAAAG TTGGTGGGGATCATGCCGGTTCCTTCTGCAACGGTCTTTGCCAGACGTGCTTTCTCCTACTTAATGACAGACCAACAGGAGCTTGCACTGAGAGATGCAATGCAGGCTCAGGTGTGCATACCTGAATGGCCCACAGCTTTTTACTTGCAGGCTTTAGCACTCTCCAAGCTTGGAATGGAGAGTGATGCTCAAGATATGCTCAGCGATGGTGCAGCGTATGATGCCAAGCGACAGAATAGCTGGCGCTGCTAA